A single Lolium perenne isolate Kyuss_39 chromosome 6, Kyuss_2.0, whole genome shotgun sequence DNA region contains:
- the LOC127307885 gene encoding auxin response factor 4-like gives MNQIARNQMRFYDLPYKLLGRVINVEFKADTDEDSQDMTQSPPTQELAQRICMAWTCAVALPPHLQRSLLFLWLNMTT, from the exons ATGAACCAGATTGCCCGCAACCAGATGCGCTTCTACGATCTGCCCTACAAGCTGCTCGGCCGCGTCATAAACGTAGAGTTCAAG GCCGACACCGATGAAGACTCGCAG GATATGACCCAGTCGCCTCCCACACAAGAGCTCGCGCAAAGGATCTGCATGGCATGGACTTGCGCAGTTGCGCTTCCACCACATCTTCAGCGGTCACTTTTGTTCCTTTGGCTTAACAT GACAACCTAG